One Calditrichota bacterium genomic window, CCTGCGCCGCCGGCTTTTTCTCCAGTCGAAACGTCACCCGACACAGCGATTTTGATTTCAAATATTGTTTTTTCAAGCTCATTTTATGCTCCTAAAATGTTTTCTACTCAGCAAATAATCGGCTTTGTGCCCGAAAATTTTCCGTGATTAAATTTTTTACTTGCTTTTTTCAAAAAATTCAATTAAACTTATCTTGTTAGATAATTCTCAAGCCAAAAGATTCTCTGATTCTGGCATTTTTTCAATTTAATCAAATAAATTTTTGTGCTAATGACTGACACCTGCAAAAACCACCCCGACCGCGAAGCCAAGCGCAAATGCTACTATTGCAAAGCGCCCATTTGCGCGGACTGCCAACGCAATATTGCCCACCACATCTATTGTAGCAAGAAATGTTTTTTCAAAGATATTTTCAGCCGCAGCATGTTTTTTGTCGTCAATCGTCTAAAAATTTTTTGGCAGCACGTGGTTACAAATTACAAAACGTTGCGCGCCAGACCAGCCAATTTAGTTTTGGTCTCCGTTCTACTGCTGGGTTTGCTCAGCAGCATCTGGCTGAACATCAGCAACAGCGGCAAAGTGAATCATCTGCAAAAACAAATGGCTGACTTGCAAGAAAAAATAGCTGTCGCCGATTCGCTCACCAGTGTCCAGCAAATCGCCCGTCATCTCGACACCCTAAAGGTGACGAAACCGACGATGCCTTCCATGGTCATCCGCAACAAAATTACTATTGAAGGCGAAACGGAAGACAACCGTGTCGTGACAATTTCCGCCGATGGAAATTTGCTGGCGGCAAAATTGGTCAAAGCGAATAAATTTACTTTTGAAAATATTGAAGTAAAACCCGGGCGAAATCGGTTCACCGTTCGGGCTTTGAGCGAAGACGGATCGAGCATTCTGTTGGAAGAGGTCAATTTTAAATATGCGCCGCCCACGCCGTCGTTTTTAGCCAGAGATTTTACTCGCGGCTCAATAAACAAAAAAGAAATTGCGCTCACCTTTGACGGCGACTATCTGGACAATATCACCGACGAAATTCTCGATGTGCTTAAAGAGGAGCATGTCCACGCCACGATGTTTTTGACGGGCAGATATATTCGTCGCTACGGAAAACACGTCCTTCGCATGCTGGAAGACGGCCACGATATCGGAAACCATAGCTGGACACATCCGCATCTGACTACATTTGAAATAAACAGAAAGCACGACACGCGCTCCGGCGTCACCAGAGAATTGGTTCAACAACAGCTACTCAAAACCGCGGAGCTATTTCGTCGGTTCACAGGTCGGCGAATGAAACCCTTCTGGCGCGCGCCTTACGGAGAGCACAACGCGGAAATTCGCCGCTGGG contains:
- a CDS encoding polysaccharide deacetylase family protein — translated: MTDTCKNHPDREAKRKCYYCKAPICADCQRNIAHHIYCSKKCFFKDIFSRSMFFVVNRLKIFWQHVVTNYKTLRARPANLVLVSVLLLGLLSSIWLNISNSGKVNHLQKQMADLQEKIAVADSLTSVQQIARHLDTLKVTKPTMPSMVIRNKITIEGETEDNRVVTISADGNLLAAKLVKANKFTFENIEVKPGRNRFTVRALSEDGSSILLEEVNFKYAPPTPSFLARDFTRGSINKKEIALTFDGDYLDNITDEILDVLKEEHVHATMFLTGRYIRRYGKHVLRMLEDGHDIGNHSWTHPHLTTFEINRKHDTRSGVTRELVQQQLLKTAELFRRFTGRRMKPFWRAPYGEHNAEIRRWAAEVGFRQIGWTVGRDWQNNMDTLDWVADTTATIYHSAEEIVDKILSFGENSPHGANGCIILMHLGTLRKGDYPHEKLPTIIREMKNRGYQFVTISELLTN